The following proteins are co-located in the Ictalurus punctatus breed USDA103 chromosome 14, Coco_2.0, whole genome shotgun sequence genome:
- the LOC108275396 gene encoding platelet-derived growth factor receptor-like protein, which translates to MKLVLVVFCSLLFYTLLFQLVTSQKEPKPAGDKKLKEKVKVKVKKEAEKKNKSMSVKIKATPPPKPPSSTAAPPYLNRVVGKGKFEKVGKTLSVPAGDTLELRCKGSRVQWDVPSYLQEDEEGRLRTVQHERYGALVLANSSGADTGVYTCYPLYCEDSECRKEYDKALRVFIFFTDPQELFVPSADYYEVIHLRSNWPTVLPCQVTNPQAKVSLHREFPPMEVKVDGSEISYDVTRGFTIHRPKAHHAGSLYCVASMGNLRQSSIKYMLIYVHYPAAPPVPVIQASASSVAVGVNLQLSCTVVGEQDVAVDFTWEYPGQKIGRPLYTQETAQTVQLDGRSRQRLQSVLQVDEVREVDEGTYTCTAQNLQGSRSVSTNVNVQKKRNATKPHTT; encoded by the exons ATGAAGCTGGTCTTGGTGGTGTTTTGCTCCCTGTTGTTCTATACGCTGCTCTTTCAGCTTG TAACGAGTCAAAAGGAGCCGAAGCCAGCCGGAGATAAGAAGCTAAAAGagaaggtgaaggtgaaggtgaagaaAGAGGctgagaagaagaacaaaagcATGTCAGTCAAGATTAAAGCCACGCCCCCACCCAAGCCCCCGAGTTCCACAGCAGCTCCGCCGTACCTGAATCGAGTAGTGGGGAAGGGGAAGTTTGAGAAGGTGGGGAAAACGCTGTCGGTCCCTGCAGGGGACACGCTGGAGCTGAGGTGTAAAGGCAGTCGTGTGCAGTGGGACGTCCCGTCTTACCTGCAGGAGGACGAGGAAGGACGACTCAG GACGGTGCAGCACGAGCGATACGGCGCACTAGTTTTAGCCAATTCGTCAGGAGCTGATACAGGAGTGTACACCTGCTACCCGCTGTACTGCGAGGACTCCGAATGCAGGAAAGAGTACGATAAAGCCCTCAGAGTCTTCATCTTCTTCACCG ACCCTCAGGAGCTCTTCGTGCCATCAGCGGATTATTATGAGGTCATCCATCTCAGAAGTAACTGGCCTACAGTGTTGCCGTGTCAGGTCACAAATCCGCAGGCCAAAGTCTCCCTGCACCGTGAGTTCCCACCCATGGAGGTGAAGGTGGACGGATCCGAGATCTCGTACGACGTGACGCGTGGTTTCACCATCCACAGGCCCAAAGCACATCACGCCGGCTCTCTGTACTGCGTGGCCAGCATGGGGAACCTGAGGCAGAGCTCCATCAAGTACATGCTCATCTACGTCCACT ACCCGGCTGCTCCTCCTGTCCCCGTGATCCAGGCCTCGGCTTCCTCAGTGGCTGTGGGTGTGAACCTGCAGCTCTCGTGCACGGTGGTGGGAGAACAGGACGTGGCGGTGGACTTCACGTGGGAGTATCCTGGACAAAAA atcGGCCGGCCGCTCTACACGCAGGAGACCGCGCAGACGGTGCAGTTGGACGGACGCAGCCGGCAGCGCTTGCAGTCGGTCCTGCAGGTGGATGAAGTGAGGGAGGTGGACGAGGGAACCTACACCTGCACTGCCCAGAACCTGCAGGGCTCACGCTCCGTCTCCACCAACGTCAACGTGCAGAAGAAACGCAACGCCACCAAACCACACACAACCTGA